Sequence from the Bos javanicus breed banteng chromosome 11, ARS-OSU_banteng_1.0, whole genome shotgun sequence genome:
gtacACCCTGAAGTCTTCTCCTGTGTCATTTGTCTGATCAAGATTACTTTAAGATCTCCAAAGCATTCATTTTAACAGGCTGCATTGTCTTAGTTCCCCCATGCCTGTGGCTTGTTCCTTTGAAGAGAGAACAACCGAACTTTGAAAATGTCCATGAAAATACATGAAGAATGGAAGTCCAGGTGGAAGCCCATGAAAAGAGAGGCAATAAAGCCAGACTCTTTTCATTCACCTAAGGAATCATCTAAGTCAGAGCTTatggaatgaaataaatgaataataaaggaAAGTTGCATCAtgatattttatacatgtatcaaatatcAAATTCCTTCAAAATATTGTGGTTTCCAACTTTACACCTCAAACAGAGTAGAGTTGTGACATTACCACAGCCTTCCATGTCACTCCAGCTGCTGGTTACATACTAATTAGTGTAATTCGTGTTTATGTATAATATTGGTAAACATACTACATTCGCAtagtgcaggcacacacacacaaaaggacaaGATGGAAAAAAGGGGTAAAAACCTGATGCTCAAAAAGAGACATATCTATGTTGATAAGAGAGATCAAATGAATAGTACAAACTAATCTAAAAAAGGCCAATAAAGAGGGAAAAGTAAAGAAACAATCTTTGTCCAAATCTATTTGCAGTAAGTGAGTTTTGCAAGGTAGCAGCATTACAAAGTTTgtcaataaagaacaaaaatcaatGATACTTTATATCCTAACAGTGAGCACTGagaattgaaaattttaatatactatttataacagtttaaaaagcaaaatatacatATGGATGAATTTACCAAAATACCAGTACATTTAAAACTACAAACCCATTCATGGTAAatttaaagagaatgaaaatgaatagAGATACACTTTGCACATAGACTGGATAGCCCAATATTGTTATGAAGCCAAGTCTCTCCTCCAACTGATCTATAGGGTCAGTGCAATCAAAGGCAATGTATCAGCAGCCTACTTGTAGAAAGTGATTCTTAATATTAtatggaagttaaagggaagacaaaaaatcttaaaatgaaagcaaaatgccATAATTTACctaatttcaaaatctttttataaTCCAtcgaaaggaaaataaaaataattgcatgAGAATaggaatatagatcaatagaacagcgaataatttttaaatagatcAATACAAATAAGGTCAGTTAATAGTTTACAGTGGACCGAGGCAATTTAATGTGGCAAGCATAGTGTTCCAATAAATGGTGCCAGCATGGTTCAGTATCAATATGGCTTAATTGAACATGGACTCTTGAGCCACACAATATGCAAAACataactcaaaatgggtcaaaTGTGTAAGAACTATAGCTATAAGACTATTTTGAATAAAACATTGGACAAAATCTTGGTAAAAGTGAGGTAggtaatattttcttaaataggaCACAAAAGTCATGAACACTAAAAGGAAAAGATAGAATCttgatttcataaaataaaatgcatttgctcttccaaagaaactttttttttaaaaagtcattggaCTACAGTTGCTTAacaatgttttgttattttctgatCTCAGTAAAATGAATTTGCCatacgtcaaggctatggtttttccagtggtcatgtatggatgtgagagctggactgtgaagaaagctgagcaatgaagaattgatgcttttgaactgtggtgttggagaagactcttgagagtcccttggactgcaaggagatccaaccagtccatcctaaagcagatcagtcctgggtgttcattggaaggactgatgctgaggctgaaactccaatactttggccacctcatgcgaagagttgactcattggaaaagaccctggtgctaggagggattgggggcaggaggagaaggggatgacagaggatgagatggctggatggcatcaccgactctatggacatgagtttgggtgaactccaggagttggtgatggacagggaggcctggaatgctgcaattcatggggttgcaaagagtcagacacgactgagcaactgaactgaactgaactgtatacccctctttttaaaatttccttcccatttaggtcaccacagagctttgagtagagttccctgtgctatacagtatattctcattagttatctattttatacacagtagtaaatgtccactgacagaggaatagataaagatgtggcacgtacatacaatggaatactatacagccACAAACAAAACTGTGCCATTGCTGGGACGTGGATGGGTCTACATAGTGTCTGGGTCTGACATAtagagtgaaaaaagtcagaaagagaaaactaaatattttatgttaatgtCTACATACGGAATAGAGAAAAATGGTAGTGATGAAgcgatttcacaggcaagaatagagaggcagacatagagaatgaattTCTGAATACAGTTGGAGGAGGAGTTGTTGTtacagttgctaagtcttgtctgactctttccaagaccattgactgcagcataccattctcccctgtccttcacagagtttgctcagggggaaggagagggtgggaaaaacTGAGAGAGTAccattgacatacatacactaccatgtgtaaattaGATTGCTAATGAGAAACTGCTCCATAGCACAGGACACTCAGTgtggtactctgtgatgacctagagggctgcaAAGCATGGGGAGAGTTGGACGGaggataaaaagagagagaatatatgtatacttagagcttattcatgttgctatatagcaaaaaccaacaaaatattgtaaagcaattatcctccaataaaaataaatgaataattaaacacattttaaaaaagaaataaattcccAGGAAATAAGAGGAGAGACATAAGTACTAAGAGCTATATAAATTCTCAGCCTAATAGACAAGATCAAAAATCAAGAACCTAAACTCAAAATTCCAAATTTATGCTAATGAACTGTTAGTAAATAGACATAATTGTAAAGGAATGCAATTCAACtatcaaacatttactgagtatttattCCATGCTGGGATCAAATCTAGGGATATAGGAGCTGAGGTTTTGTGAACACACATGGCTGTTATAAAGATAAGCAAACATCATTGAGACAAGATTTTCGCCCTGTGCGAGAGTCTCTCCAGGGCCCCCTTCATGTCCCTGTTCCTTAGGCTATAAATGAAGGGGTTCAGCAGTGGAGTGACCACTGTATACATCACAGAGGCAATGGTGCTCTTGTCCCTGGAGGTGTTGgatgaggggaaaaaatacagTCCAATAATTGTTCCATAATACAGAGACACCACAGAGAGGTGGGAGCCACATGTGGACAATGCTTTGCATATCCCCTTGGTGGAGGGGACCTTCAGGATGGTGGCCCCGATGCATCCATAAGAGGTCAGGATGCATATTAATGGCAGGATGATGACGACCACTCCTGCTGTGAAAATGGCCAGCTCATTAAGGGATGTGTCTGAGCAGGAGAGCTTCATCAGAGCATCAAGGTCACAGAAGAAATGGGGGATGCTGAGGTCAGCACAAAAGGACAGCCGGGTCAGGAGGAGGGTGTGACACAGGGCGTTGGCACAGGAGAGAATCCAAGACGCAGTTACTAGTAAAGTGCACAGCCCCTGTCCCATGACGGTGGTGTAGTGGAgagggtggcagatggccacgtaCCGATCATAGGCCATTGAGGTGAGCAGGAAATCATCCAGATCagtaaaaaagaggaagaaatacatcTGTGTTACACACCCTGCATAGGGGATGGATTGATCCCGAGTCTGCATGTTTATCAGCATCTTAGGGACAGTGACAGATGAGAAGGAGACGTCAGTGAGGGCCAAGtggctgaggaagaagtacatgggggagtGGAGGCGAGTGTCCAGCCTGATGAGCAGGAGGATGAGCAGGTTGCCCAGCACCGTGGTCAGGTACACGCCCAGGAACAGGGCAAAGAACATGCCCTGCTGCTCTGGCCGGATGGggagccccaggaggaggaacTCTGACACGCTGCTATTTTTCTCCCTCTTCATGCTCCTCTCCTGTCTGTTGTGAACAAAAGGATAGTAAATTTTCACTACAGAGGCAGATAATAATGAGTCCTTTCTGCTGGTGAATGTCAGTGTCTGCCTGCTTTGCCATGTCCCCGCAAAACCCTAAAATGTATGGCATTACCACATAAAACAGGGAATTTACCAACCAAGAAGAGGTTTGATACAGAACAGAAACTGGCTCAGTGGCATTTTTCCATCTTCTAGGAGAGAGGCCACCTTTAAGTCATAATTTGCAGCTGTGTCTTTTCAGCAAAGAGAAAATGTCACAGCATCTTAGTAGAAGGATAGATAATAAGTTAAAATCTCCCTaatttctattctgtttctgTACATTTAAGAACAATCCTATGGTTTAACCTTCAGCTTGTGACATAATGATTTTTTGAAATCTGACTTCAAAATCCCTTCCTAAGTAAAGTGTAGGGAGGAAGTTTCAACAACAAATTCTCACAGGGAAGTGGATCAAAAATACATTGCCAAAGTTTACATTATGTATAAAGGCTGAACAGAAAAGAATCATATCTCTTGATTGAACTCAGAGGGTCTTAGATCTCAGCCTTGCAATATCACTGCTTTACAAACTAAAAATATTACTGTCAGTCACATATTTTTTTACTAGTACTCATATTTATCATTATCTAATCTTCTCTTGATCCAACAAACTCTCCTGACCCCATGAATAGGCACACCCATAATAAAAAGAGTTGTTATCAAGAGTCAAACTGAGAAGCCATGATATGCCTTCTCCCCTTGTCTTTAGGTACTAGCATGAGAACTGACATAAATAAGAACAcctgtgtacatacacacacacaaacactcacacaAATACGCACCTGCTATAGGGAAAGGAAACCAGTTCTGCTCTGAACTTTATGCTAATGTGATCTGGCTGCTGAGAGTAAGGACGGGTTTCTCAGTTTCTCCTTAGGACACCTGGAGACTAGATGTGGCCAATTCTGTGGTCCTGAACCCCTTACCAGCATCAGAGAGAAAAAGTCCATACACCTTGGAGTTCGTCTCTAAGGAGTTCATCTCCAAGTTCAGAAATGGAGTGTGAACACTATCATCTGCCCAACAGGGAGAGGACTCAAGGGGCCAGACACCGAACTCCTGGTTAGAGACATGCATTAAACATAGATTAATTGCTCAGTTTTCTTCTTACTCTCCCCAATACAGATGCCCTCGGGCAGTCGTTCCTAAACTTTGATGTGCCACAGAATCCCCTGGGGAGCTTGTTAACGTTGCACATCCCAGCTCCACCTCCAGTGATGCTCTTTCTTGAACTCTGCAGCCAGGGAATTCTGATGCACATGGCCCTAAGGGCAGATTTTGAGGAAACATTGTCCTTAGGAAAAGCATCATGGTGATGCCCTGTGGATATGAGCCCCCCAAAAGATGTAAAAGACCTCCTTACCCTTCCCTACTAACTTAATATTTCCCTGAGTTAAGTCATAGCCTGGTATGTGAGCAGGGATTTATTTTCCAAGTGGAAATTCCCTTTtgattttctgcttttcaaattAATTCTTCTTCATGATGGAAACCCAAATACAATAACATAGATATGAatggaaagaagtacgtcaaagAACTTCACCCTTCTGTTATTCATTTATCCTTCTAAAGTGGATTTTATtcaagaaattttatatttacataaacaGGATTTATTTTATATGGTATTTTATAGCTTTCTTTTCCTATAAGAATATATTGCAACAATATTTGCATATCTACTTCTATGCATATAAAGAATACATATAACATCAACATGTCAATGtacttaaattttaaacattttagctGCACTATTGCTGAATAGTTCTGATGAaccaactcattgcaaaagacactgatgctgggaaagattgagggcagaaagtgaagtgggtgacagaggattagatggttggatggcatcaccaactcaatggacatgaaaagtgaaagcaagtgaagccctcagtcgtgtccaactctttgtaaccccatggactgtagtccgccaggttcctctgtccatggaattctccaggcaagaatactacagtgggtagccgttgccttctccaggggatcttcccaacccaggtattgaacccaagtgccctgcattacaggcgaattttttaccacctgagccaccagggaagcccaagaatattggagtgggtatcatatcccttctccagtgtatcttcttgacctaggaattgaactggtgtctcctgcattgcaagcagattctttaccagctgagctaccagggaagagtttgagcagctgtcagagacggtgaaggacagggaaacctggcatgctgcaggtccatggagtcacaaagagtcggacacaacttaatgactaaacaacaacaaaattgttgAATTAACTCAGtgattctttaataaaaaatctTGAATTCTTTAATAAAGTTAAACCTTACTAAAGATTATACTATGCCTTGAAATCTTCTCTGTGTCAGTTGTCTGACTTTCACATCTCCAAAGCATCCAGGCTCCATTATCATGGTTCCCCCATACCCGTGAGGAACTTCATTCTCCTTTGAAAAGAGAAGAACCTAACTTTGAAAATGTCCAGGAAAAATACATGAAGAATGGAAGGTTAAATTGAACTCTGTGAAAAGAGAGGTAATAGAGCCAGATCGTCTTAATTCACCTAAGGGATTGCTTCAGTCAGAGCTTatggaatgaaataaataaacagtaaagTAATTTGCTATTGTAATATTCTATAATGTATCAAATATCAAACTCCTTCCAACATTTTGATTTCTGTCTTTACACCCAAACAGAATAGAGCTGAG
This genomic interval carries:
- the LOC133256567 gene encoding olfactory receptor 1J4-like isoform X2, coding for MSCMKREKNSSVSEFLLLGLPIRPEQQGMFFALFLGVYLTTVLGNLLILLLIRLDTRLHSPMYFFLSHLALTDVSFSSVTVPKMLINMQTRDQSIPYAGCVTQMYFFLFFTDLDDFLLTSMAYDRYVAICHPLHYTTVMGQGLCTLLVTASWILSCANALCHTLLLTRLSFCADLSIPHFFCDLDALMKLSCSDTSLNELAIFTAGVVVIILPLICILTSYGCIGATILKVPSTKGICKALSTCGSHLSVVSLYYGTIIGLYFFPSSNTSRDKSTIASVMYTVVTPLLNPFIYSLRNRDMKGALERLSHRAKILSQ